CACTTGTTCTGTTTGAACTCCTTCACGCAGGTGTCCACGAAGGGCCGGCCCGCGGGTTTGGCGTAGAGCGTGGCAAAATGCGCCTTGGGCAGCAGCGCCCGCACATGCTGCGCGGTCCGTCCGGTATCCACGAGGTCGTCGATCAGAAGAAAGCCTGCGCCATCGCCGGGCACACCCTTGAGCAGGTGCACGCCGCCCTGCTGCTGCGCCGGTCCGCCGCCCGCTGCGCCGTAGCTCGACACACAGATCGTGTCGATCAGCCGGATCTCCAGTTCGCGGGCGACCAGCGCCGCCGGCACAAGCCCGCCGCGCGTGATGGCAATGATGCCCTGCCAGGTGCCCATGTCGTGCAACAGTTGCGAGAGGTAGCGCGCATCCCGGTGCAACTCGGCCCAGGAAACGACGATTTCGTCGGAATAGCGTGAGATGTCGCCCATACCGCACACTGCCGCGTCCGCCGTCGGCCGCCAAATCCAAAACCTGCGCAGGCCTTGCTTGCGGCGGGGC
The DNA window shown above is from Oleiharenicola lentus and carries:
- the gpt gene encoding xanthine phosphoribosyltransferase; translated protein: MGDISRYSDEIVVSWAELHRDARYLSQLLHDMGTWQGIIAITRGGLVPAALVARELEIRLIDTICVSSYGAAGGGPAQQQGGVHLLKGVPGDGAGFLLIDDLVDTGRTAQHVRALLPKAHFATLYAKPAGRPFVDTCVKEFKQNKWIYFPWDIDYQFVKPIKDGGRARGVDATNPS